The Nostoc sp. 'Lobaria pulmonaria (5183) cyanobiont' DNA window ATGGGGATCGTGAAGATACGAGTGTCAACTTTTCACATAAAAAGAACGCTTAGGCTGCTGCTTCATGTTAACTGTTCATCTCTAACCAAATTATCAATCTTAATCTCTAGTACCTACTAGATGTACATGACTTAAAGTTGTGACAAGTATATTTCACAACTATTTTGGTGCATGGCGTAAAAGCAGCGAAGTTGGAATGTATCTACTAATTACTATTTTCATATTCAGCAAGATACTGGTATCCAGCTTCACTAATTCCTAATAAATTTTTCAATTTGTAGATTTGACCCTTTTATCTCTATGTTGATCGAGTTCATTTCGTGATGTGTATGATTACCCCTACTATTTTTTGATAAGCGATCGCTAGAGTTATACAAAAAACGCTGAACTCAAACGCCGAAAACTGGTAAACTGTCCCACATTTAATTTGCACAATTTAAAGGCTGAAACTCATACCCAGAGTACGTCCAATTGGAAAACTAGATGTGGATTAGCTTAACAGTGGTGATGTGATTTCGTCATCAGCCAACAAGGTTGCGATCAGTTTTAATTGGGCAACTTCTCTGCGATATAACTTCTAGCTGCTGTAATTGCCAATTTGCAATCCAATATTCTTGGACTCCTGTGGATGAGTATTTTAGTTCATAGCATTATTTTTCTATGCCTAGTTTAGAGATAAAATTCTATTTTTCAGAATATTTGCTCAGGATCAATACCTGCGGCTCGCAAGCGTTCTGCCAATATTGCAGCCCGTTGACGTTCTTGTTCTAGTTGTTGATTTGCTTGCTCTAACTGTTCATTTGCTTCTTCCTCTGGCAACATCACCAGCTGCCTATCTGGTGTAAAAAAGCGTAATTTGCCCAAATATACTGCCAAATACAGCCCTAATTGCTGACTCCACAACCAACCCGACTCAGTGGGTACAAGTTCTTGATATTGCCCATCAACTATGTGAAATCCTTGTAATTCTAGGTTATTTGGGTCAAACCAAAAGTAATCTGGAGTGCGAAATGTATTTTGGTAGATTTGCTTTTTTAAACCTTTATCAACCGAGGCAGTGGAATTAGATAATAGCTCAATAATTACATTGGGGTATTTGCCGTCTTCTTGCCACACAACCCAGCTTTTGCGGTCTTTTTTCTCTGTATCTAAAACCACAAAGAAATCAGGTCCTCGAAATTCTTTTGACTTTTTCTGGTTGGGACTGAAATAGATTGTCAGGTTGCCGGTAGCATAAAAATCCTGACGATCGCGCCACCACCATTTAATCAGGCGGATAAGTAAATCAATTTGTTCGCGGTGTAAATCAGATTCCAAGGGGGGTTCATCACTATAGATATCACCTGGTGGGAAAATTATACTCTCAGTGACAGCTTGTAAACTAGGGGTGTTGGTAATGGGCTGAGACATACAAGATACTTTTTCTGTTTGTATCTATGCTATCGTGACCAACCTTTGGATTATGAATGCGTAGGCGCAGCCGATCGTAAACATTGCGCTCCTTATTCTTCATCCCGATATAACTCCTGCAAGTCTTGTAACTGAGTCTTCCGGGAAATCCGGCGATATTTTTTACTTTCTAGCTTGGGTTCGTATTGACTCTGCCCTTTGCCTTTGCTTTTGCTTTTTAACTTCATGGTAGATTCTGGATCGGCTTGTTGGTGTAGCTGTGTTTGATGAGCGATCGCCGCGTCCAAAAATTTTAAATAATGTTCATATCGTTCCCAGTTTCCCCGCACCACACACTCAGGCTCGTCTCGATGCAGACAATCACTAAACCGACAGCTAGCAACTGCTAACCGCTTTCTTGCTTCTGGGAAATAATGGATTAATTCTTCTGGGATACAATCCATATCAGGCTGATTAAAGCCGGGAGTATCTGCCAGTAAACCACCGCTAGGTAACTCAAATAATTCTATATGGCGAGTAGTATGACGACCACGAGCCAGTTTGCCAGAAACTTCTCCGACTCGCAGATGAAGAGAGTCAATCAGCGTATTAATCAGACTGGATTTACCAACGCCGGAAGGCCCAGCGATTACGGTAATTTTATTGCTCAAATATCTGGCTGCTTGGTCGGTATTGATACCATCTTTGACGCTGATAAATATTGGTTCATAGCCCCAACCGAGCAGACGATCGCTAACTTTTTGTTGTTCTGGCGGTGAAATTAAATCACTTTTATTCAAACATAAAAGCACATCTAAGCCAGTAGACTCAGCTTTAATTAGAAACCGACTCAACTGATAAGGTTCCAAAGGTGGATCGGCTACGGCAAATACTAATAAAATTTGGTTGACATTGGCGATCGCCGGACGATCTAATTCGCTTTGACGGGGTAAAACCTCAGCGATCGCACCCCGTCCCCCAGCCCAATCTGGCTCTTCTACCACAACGCGATCGCCTACCATCACCTGTTGTCCGATTTTTTTCAGACGTGTTCTTCGGGTACAAAGCAGGAGGGGAGGCAAGGGCAAAGGGGCATTTAAATTCAGTTTTTCCTCTGCTCCCTTGCTCCTCTGCTCTCCATCCTCTCGATCTAGCTGTACTCGGTAAAAATTAGCCTGTACAGCCACCACTGTACCCAATAACTGTCCAGTTGCGGCAAAATTTTCCCCTGTCATTGGCCAGCAACTGGACGGCGCACTAACAGAGAAAAATAATTAGTGCAGTCTGTAATTTGTTCCACCTGATAACCTGCCATTGTCAAACTATCAGGAACCTGCTCAATCGGCTCACCAGGGTCTAGCCAGACTTCTAGCAAACCTCCCAATGGCATTTTCTCCAGACGTAGTTTTGTCCGCACGAAATTAATCGGGCAAGGGGTGCCGCGTAAATCAAGTTGAGCATCGGGAGTTGAAACAGAAGAGGGCATCATCACTTAAATAAATTTCCCAAAAATCCTTCTAAACCACCTTTACCAGTCCGATCCCCCTTAATTTTAGCCAGCTTCTCCAGCAGCTCCCTCTCCTCTGGGGTGACTTTATTGGGAATATCAATTAATACATTCAGCATGTGATCCCCACGACTTACGGGATTACCCAAGCGGGGTACACCGCGGTTTTCCAACTTCATTACTGTATTCGGCTGAGTTCCAGCTGGAATGATTAGTTCTACTGGCCCATCTACTGTATCTACCTCTAACCGACAACCTAAAATCGCTTGCAGGTAGCTAACTTTGATTTCTGAGAGAATATTAATCCCATCCCGCTGGAATTCCTCGTCCTCATTCACGAACAAGTAAACGTATAAATCACCAGGAGGGCCACTACGTTGACCAGCATCTCCTTCACTAGAAATCCGCAAACGTGTGCCATTATCCACCCCAGCTGGAATGGTAATTTTGAGTTTCTTTGTGACTTGATTTGCGCCCTTACCATCACACGCGTCACACTTATCTTCAATTACCATCCCTGTTCCATTACAGGTGGGACAAGTCGAGACTTGGGTGAAACTGCCAAATGGTGTTCTTGTTACACGGCGTACTTGAGCCGATCCGCCACAAGTCGAACAAGTCCGAGGGCGGGTTCCAGGTTTAGCACCAGAACCGCTACAAACTTCACAATTTTCTAGATGGGAAATGCGAATTTCTTTTTCGCCACCAAATATCGCTTCCCGAAAGTCTAACTTCAGGTCTAGCCGCAGGTCATCACCCCTGGCAGGCCCACTGCGCCGTCTTTGTTGCGTGGGATTACCCATACCGCCAGCAAAGCCACTAAAAATGCTTTCAAAAATATCGGCAAAACCACCCATATCGCCGACATCTTGAAAGCCCGCGCCAGCAGCACCAGATACACCTTCTGGACCAAAGCGATCGTAACGAGCGCGGGTTTCGGGTTCTGAGAGTACCTCATAAGCGCGGTTAATTTCTTTAAAGCGATCCTCCGCCCCCGGTTCTTTGTTCACATCTGGGTGATATTTCCGGGCTAGACGGCGATAGGCTTGTTTGATTTCTTCTTTGTCAGTGTCACGAGAGACACCCAGGATTTCATAATAGTCGCGGGCCATATAGCAAAGGTAAAAGTTAGAGGGAAGAAAGCAGAAGTCAGTAGAACGTCATTCACGGTCACTTGCTACCCTATGGATTAAGTGTTTTGCCTACAGAGATGTAAGAGCAAGACATTATCCTTTAGAGGGCGGCTTGCCGGAGGGCAGGCAGAAGATAAAATTAATTTTTGTTAATAACTGATTTTACCCTTTACCTTTTACAAAAATTACCGACAAATCTTGAGCAACAGGTGCTTTCCTCGTAGGAGACGACAAAAGCTATAGAAGTTAGGAGCTGGTTGTAAGCCTTTGCTCAGACTTCTCACTGCCGAGTCGGCTGTCTCTTTTACAATTGTGCTACGTAGGAGAGGAAAACTCGCCCATCAACCAGAGGGGCTAGCCGCACCATTAGGTGTGGAAAACCACCCTTATGCTTTGGATTGGCTTTGAACTTGTACATAGCCTAGCCCAAAGTAATTTGCTTCTACAATCTAGCAAACCGCTGGGGTCTTGTGAAACTTCGCTAAATATTTAGATATATTAAAACGTCTTAATAAAATTTTGCAAATTAGGGAAATGGGGAGTGGGGAAGATGAGGGAGACAAGGGGACAAGGAGAATAACCAATGCCCAATGCTCAATGTCCAATGCTCCATGCCCAATGCCTCATGCCCAATGCCCAACCCCTAATCTATCGCCTCATAATCAGCCTGAGCAGTACTTTCTTCGTCAAAATCAAAGTTGAATTGTGGTATTAGCGTGCCATTCATTGGTGAGTCTACTTCTGGAGTAAAGTGACCAGATGAAGCCTCTTCAATCTCATCACTTTGGCTGTTAGCTCGATTGTAGACATCAGCACCAATTGCAAACAAGGTTTGTTGGAAGTCGTCTAAGCGCTGCTTAAATTCCACTGTGGAGATGCTGGAGTCAATCATTGCAGCTTGGAGTTGTGCAACTTTTTCACTAGCCAAGGTTTTCATCTGGTCGCCGATAAAGTTGCTATTATCCTTGATTGTGGATTCATAACTAAACAACAAATTATCTGCTTGGTTTTTGAGTTCAACCAGTTCTTTACGTCTTCTATCTTCTTCGGCAAACAGTTCGGCCTCTTGGCGCATCCGTTCGACTTCGTTGCTACTCAAACCACCTGTATTGGTAATCCTGATACTCTGTTCTCTACCTGTACCTTTATCTTGGGCAGAAACTTTCAGAATGCCGTTGACATCGATTTCAAAGGATACTTCAATTTGCGGCACACCCCGGGGCGATGGGGGAATTCCTGCTAATAGAAACTTGCCGAGACTCTTGTTATCTCGTGACATTGCCCGTTCACCTTGGAGGATGTGAATTTCCACCGAGATTTGTCCATCAACGGCTGTGGAAAAAACTTGTGACCGACTCGTAGGAATTGTGGTATTGCGTTCAATAATTTTGGTGAACACTTCACCCAAAGTTTCAATTCCCAAGGAAAGAGGGGTGACATCCAATAGTAAGAGATTATCGACTTCGCCACCCAACACACCTGCTTGAATAGCTGCTCCTAATGCTACGGCTTCGTCAGGGTTGATGGAGCGATCGGGAGCTTTGCCGTTGAAAAACTTAATCAGCGCGTTTTGGACTGCGGGAATACGCGTAGAACCACCTACCAAAATAATCCGATCTATGGATTCTGGTTTGAGATCCGCATCTTTGAGCGCTTGAATCATTGGTTCAATGGTCGCTTCAATTAATTTGGCGGCAAGTTCTTCAAATTTCGAGCGACTGAGTTCCATCTCCAGATGCTTTGGCCCGGTATCATCAGCTGTGATAAATGGCAAGTTGATGGAGGTATTCACCATACTGGAGAGTTCAATTTTTGCCTTTTCCGCTGCTTCCCGCAGCCGTTGCAATGCCATCTTGTCTTTGGAAAGGTCGATTTTCTCTTGTTCTTGGAAGCGTTCCATCATCCAAAGGACGATCGCATTATCAAAGTCGTCTCCACCTAAGTGGTTGTTACCACAAGTCGCCTTAACTTCAAAAACGCCATCCCCAAGTTGCAGGATCGATACGTCGAAGGTACCGCCTCCCAAGTCAAATACTAAAATTAGCTGCTCTTGGTCTTGCTTTTCCAATCCGAAAGCTAAAGCCGCAGATGTTGGTTCATTGATGATTCGCAGGACTTCTAGTCCAGCAATTGTGCCAGCATCTTTAGTTGCTTGTCTTTGGGCATCTGTGAAATATGCTGGTACGGTGATTACTGCTTGAGTGACTTCCTCACCCAAAAAGTTTTCCGCATCCTGCTTGAGCTTTTGCAGGATCATCGCAGATAATTCTTGGGGCGTATAGTTTTTTGAGCGAATTTGGACATCAACGGTTTCGTCTCGACCTTTGATGCAGTTGTAGGGGACGCGATCGCGTTCTACTTCAGTATCTTCCCAACGCCGCCCGATAAATCGTTTAATACTGTAAATTGTGTTTTCGGCATTAGTTACGGCTTGGCGTTTTGCCAATTGACCAACCAAGCGATCGCCACTCTTCCCAAATCCCACAATACTTGGAGTAGTTCGTCCCCCTTCAGAATTGGAGATCACAAGTGGTTGACCACCCTCCAAAACTGCGACGCAACTGTTAGTAGTGCCTAAGTCGATCCCAATAACTTTTCCCATATTTGCCAGTATTTTTACTGAATATTTCTTCTGTAATATGTCGCGGACTAACTTTTTTGCTAAGAACAAAGGCTAGCGGATAACGTCTGTGGAACCCCTGTTGCTGGTAGCAAGAAAGAAGTTGAAACACAACAGAGTTATCCAAAGCCTTGTCCAAGTTTTAGGTACGCGATGCTCGTCCTTGCTATAACCCAGGCACTTCAGGTCAGCGAGGCGAGCTACTACAGCTTAACTGCTGGCTGAACTCGACTGATCTTCTGGTGCAAAAGGTGTATCTTCCTTGGGAGCAGCTACTTTGACCATTGCATGGCGTAGCACGCGATCGCCCAAGTAATATCCGCGCACTAACTCTTCTAACACTGTTCCTTCAGGATGTTCATCCGTAGGTTCCCGCATTACTGCTTCGTGCAGGTTAGGATCGAATTCTTGACCTTCGGGACGCATTGGTGATACACCCAAGCGCTTCAGGCTATCTACTAATTGTTTGTAAACGCCTTGGTAACTTTTGTGCATGGTCATTTCGGCATCAGATTGCGGTTTGAGGTGCGATCGCGCCCGCTCAAAATTATCGACTATTGGTAGCAATTCCAAAATCGTATTCCGCTTCACTTGCAACTCAAGGTCTTCTTTTTCTTTGCTAGTGCGTTTCCGGTAATTCTCAAAATCAGCGGCAATCCGCATATATTGAGTACTACGCTCTTCCAGTTGCGTTTTGACGGACTCGATTTGTTGAGTCAGTTCTGCCAAAGCTGCCCTTTCTACTTCAGTTTTCTCAGTTGCTGCAACGCTATTTTCGGAATTTACAGCAGTATCCCCTGATATATTTGTTTGGGCTGCCACTTGCTCTGTCACCTCACTACCAGATTCATTGAAATTAATTTGGGCTGGGGAGTCACTCTTCATTGCTTGCTTTACCTCTGTTGGTTCACCCAATTGCTGGCTTGTATTGTTTATCTGTTTATTTTCATCGATCATTGTCTACTCATTCCAGATCCTATTTATGGCAGTGTATCTCTACAGCTTGCAACCGTCGTCATCCACGACTTGCAACTGAGGCTGATTTTATTGCCGACAAGTTCCTGGAAGTGATGTAACCGTCCTCTTATTGTGACAAATGGTGAACACGTTAGCCCAGACGCTACTAAGGCGGGAACCCGAACGAGTAATTTGCAATAGTAGCGCTGAATGCGACTCGCCCCTGATCTTATTTGAAAATATCTTTAATTTTGAATTTTGAATTCAAACCAAAACGACGTGAATCAGGACTTTTTTGGGAAATGAGAATTCTATCTCACACTAGGGGAATACTTTAAGCAGAGGTTTCCCCTACTCAATTGCTCATTTATGACTTACTCGTCAGCACAACGGCGCAGTACCGCTCTAACTACCAGAACAGAGTTTTCGCCCTTCGGCAACAAGCTAGTGCAATCTGGCTATGTCAATACCGAACAGATGAGGCAGGCACTAATTGAAAGCCGCAAATCTGGCAGACCCTTAACAGAAGTATTAGAGTCAATCACTGGTCAACAACTATCACCTGAGCTGCTCAGGCAATATAAAAAACAGCAACTATTTGAACTTAAAATACTATACGGAGTTGAATTCCTCGATCCAGAAGTCAATTCCGTTGGCAACACGATGATGGGGAACCTGATTGAAACCCTCATCCCAGTGGATATCTGCCGTCGCCATCGCTTAGTACCACTGTCGAAACACAAAGACCAAACCCCGCCCTCAGTTTTAGTGGCGATGGTTGCTCCAGATAATCTAGAGGCTTCCGATGACCTGAACCGCATCTTGCGCCCCCAAGGCTTGGCGTTGCAGCGCATGGTGATTACACAGGAAGACTACCAGCAGCTAATCAACCAATACCTGGATGAAATGGCTGTTCGGCAAAAACACCTAGAACGAGAAAACTCTACAGATATTAGTCAAGATTTAGAAAATCTTGGAAATCTCGATCTTGCGGATGCTCCTGAAGAAATGGAGGCTGATCTAGGGGCAGCGATGAAGGGCGCAGAGGATGCCCCAGTCATCAACCTAGTTAATAGAATCCTAGCTAAAGCTTTGCATGAGGGCGTTTCTGACATTCATATCGAACCGCAAGAAGAAAACTTACGCATTCGCTTTCGGAAAGATGGGGTACTGCGTGAAGCTTTCCCCCCAATGCCGAAAAAAATCATCCCGGCGGTGACAGCCCGATTTAAAATCATCTCCAATCTAGACATTGCTGAACGGCGTCTACCCCAAGATGGACGTATCCGGCGGCTGTTTGAGGGACGTAAGGTGGACTTCCGGGTAAATACCTTACCCAGTCGCTACGGGGAAAAGGTGGTGCTGCGGATTTTGGATAACTCCTCCACCCAGTTGGGATTGAATAAGTTAATTACCGATCCAGAGACTTTGGATATTGTCAAGGATATGGTCAGCCGTCCCTTTGGGCTAATTTTGGTAACTGGGCCAACTGGTTCTGGGAAAACAACTTCGCTGTATTCTGCACTCTCAGAAAAGAACGATCCCGGAATTAATATCAGTACTGTGGAAGACCCAATTGAGTATAGTCTTCCAGGCATTACTCAAGTACAGGTGATTCGGGAAAAAGGGCTAGATTTTGCTACAGCTCTGCGGGCTTTCTTACGGCAAGATCCAGATGTGCTGCTAGTGGGTGAAACGCGGGATAAGGAAACGGCAAAAACAGCAATTGAGGCTGCCTTGACCGGTCACTTAGTATTAACTACCTTACATACCAATGATGCCCCAGGAGCGATCGCTCGTTTGGGAGAAATGGGGATTGAGCCTTTCATGGTTTCTAGTTCCCTAATTGGTGTTTTAGCTCAACGTTTGGTGCGGCGTGTATGTTCTGAATGTCGTGTTCCCTACACTCCCACAACTGAGGAACTGGCTCGTTATGGTCTATCAGCTTCTTCAGATGTGGGAGTCACCTTCTACAAAGCTAACACCTTGACATTAGATGCGATCGCCGAAGCCAAAACTAAAAATCATCTTTGCCCAAAATGTAATGGTGTCGGCTACAAAGGGCGTTGTGGTGTTTATGAAGTCATGCGAGTCACCGAAAACCTGCAAACTCTGATCAACGAAGATGCACCCACGGAACGCATCAAGGAAGTGGCAATAGAAGAGGGGATGAAAACCCTACTGGCTTATAGTTTGGACTTAGTGCGTGAAGGTTCAACCACTTTAGAAGAAGTAGAACGAGTGACGTTTACTGATACTGGCTTGGAAGCAGAGTTAAAAGCCAAACGCAAGACAGGTCTTACCTGCCGGAGTTGCGATGCCACATTGAAACAAGAATGGTTGGATTGTCCTTACTGTATGACAGCTCGGTTTTAAGACTAGTCATTGGTCATTGGTCATTAGTTGATGCTTAGTAACTTTAAACAAATGACAAAGGACAAAGAACAAATGACAAATAAAAAACATTAAAAGGAAGCAGAACTATGGAAATGATGATTGAAGACTTGATGGAGCAGTTGATTGAAATGGGTGGCTCGGATTTGCATTTATCCGCAGGTTTGCCTCCCTACTTCCGTATCAGTGGCAAACTTACCCCTATAGGTGAGCATGTATTGACAGCCGATCAATGTCAAAGGCTGATTTTTAGTATGCTCAACAATACTCAGCGTAAAACCCTAGAGCAGACCTGGGAGTTGGATTGTTCTTATGGTGTCAAAGGTTTGGCTCGTTTCCGGGTCAATGTCTATAAAGAGCGTGGTGCTTATGCTGCTTGCTTACGAGCATTAAGTTCTAAAATTCCTAACTTTGAAAAATTAGGTCTGCCAGATATCGTGCGAGAAATGTGCGATAAGCCCAGAGGACTTATTCTGGTCACAGGCCCTACAGGTTCCGGGAAGACAACTACTCTAGCGGCAATGATTGACTTGATTAACCGCACCAAGGCAGAGCATATTTTAACGGTGGAAGACCCAATTGAATTTGTCTATGAACCAATTAAAAGCTTGGTTCACCAGCGGCAACTGGGAGAAGATACTAAGAGTTTTGCTAATGCTTTGAAAGCAGCCCTGCGGGAAGATCCAGATATTATTCTGGTAGGGGAAATGCGCGATTTGGAAACGATTTCTTTGGCGATTTCCGCTGCGGAAACAGGACACTTGGTATTTGGTACGCTACACACTAGTTCCGCCGCCCAAACTGTTGACCGG harbors:
- a CDS encoding GspE/PulE family protein, which codes for MTYSSAQRRSTALTTRTEFSPFGNKLVQSGYVNTEQMRQALIESRKSGRPLTEVLESITGQQLSPELLRQYKKQQLFELKILYGVEFLDPEVNSVGNTMMGNLIETLIPVDICRRHRLVPLSKHKDQTPPSVLVAMVAPDNLEASDDLNRILRPQGLALQRMVITQEDYQQLINQYLDEMAVRQKHLERENSTDISQDLENLGNLDLADAPEEMEADLGAAMKGAEDAPVINLVNRILAKALHEGVSDIHIEPQEENLRIRFRKDGVLREAFPPMPKKIIPAVTARFKIISNLDIAERRLPQDGRIRRLFEGRKVDFRVNTLPSRYGEKVVLRILDNSSTQLGLNKLITDPETLDIVKDMVSRPFGLILVTGPTGSGKTTSLYSALSEKNDPGINISTVEDPIEYSLPGITQVQVIREKGLDFATALRAFLRQDPDVLLVGETRDKETAKTAIEAALTGHLVLTTLHTNDAPGAIARLGEMGIEPFMVSSSLIGVLAQRLVRRVCSECRVPYTPTTEELARYGLSASSDVGVTFYKANTLTLDAIAEAKTKNHLCPKCNGVGYKGRCGVYEVMRVTENLQTLINEDAPTERIKEVAIEEGMKTLLAYSLDLVREGSTTLEEVERVTFTDTGLEAELKAKRKTGLTCRSCDATLKQEWLDCPYCMTARF
- a CDS encoding sulfurtransferase TusA family protein, giving the protein MMPSSVSTPDAQLDLRGTPCPINFVRTKLRLEKMPLGGLLEVWLDPGEPIEQVPDSLTMAGYQVEQITDCTNYFSLLVRRPVAGQ
- the rsgA gene encoding small ribosomal subunit biogenesis GTPase RsgA translates to MTGENFAATGQLLGTVVAVQANFYRVQLDREDGEQRSKGAEEKLNLNAPLPLPPLLLCTRRTRLKKIGQQVMVGDRVVVEEPDWAGGRGAIAEVLPRQSELDRPAIANVNQILLVFAVADPPLEPYQLSRFLIKAESTGLDVLLCLNKSDLISPPEQQKVSDRLLGWGYEPIFISVKDGINTDQAARYLSNKITVIAGPSGVGKSSLINTLIDSLHLRVGEVSGKLARGRHTTRHIELFELPSGGLLADTPGFNQPDMDCIPEELIHYFPEARKRLAVASCRFSDCLHRDEPECVVRGNWERYEHYLKFLDAAIAHQTQLHQQADPESTMKLKSKSKGKGQSQYEPKLESKKYRRISRKTQLQDLQELYRDEE
- the dnaK gene encoding molecular chaperone DnaK, with protein sequence MGKVIGIDLGTTNSCVAVLEGGQPLVISNSEGGRTTPSIVGFGKSGDRLVGQLAKRQAVTNAENTIYSIKRFIGRRWEDTEVERDRVPYNCIKGRDETVDVQIRSKNYTPQELSAMILQKLKQDAENFLGEEVTQAVITVPAYFTDAQRQATKDAGTIAGLEVLRIINEPTSAALAFGLEKQDQEQLILVFDLGGGTFDVSILQLGDGVFEVKATCGNNHLGGDDFDNAIVLWMMERFQEQEKIDLSKDKMALQRLREAAEKAKIELSSMVNTSINLPFITADDTGPKHLEMELSRSKFEELAAKLIEATIEPMIQALKDADLKPESIDRIILVGGSTRIPAVQNALIKFFNGKAPDRSINPDEAVALGAAIQAGVLGGEVDNLLLLDVTPLSLGIETLGEVFTKIIERNTTIPTSRSQVFSTAVDGQISVEIHILQGERAMSRDNKSLGKFLLAGIPPSPRGVPQIEVSFEIDVNGILKVSAQDKGTGREQSIRITNTGGLSSNEVERMRQEAELFAEEDRRRKELVELKNQADNLLFSYESTIKDNSNFIGDQMKTLASEKVAQLQAAMIDSSISTVEFKQRLDDFQQTLFAIGADVYNRANSQSDEIEEASSGHFTPEVDSPMNGTLIPQFNFDFDEESTAQADYEAID
- the dnaJ gene encoding molecular chaperone DnaJ, which translates into the protein MARDYYEILGVSRDTDKEEIKQAYRRLARKYHPDVNKEPGAEDRFKEINRAYEVLSEPETRARYDRFGPEGVSGAAGAGFQDVGDMGGFADIFESIFSGFAGGMGNPTQQRRRSGPARGDDLRLDLKLDFREAIFGGEKEIRISHLENCEVCSGSGAKPGTRPRTCSTCGGSAQVRRVTRTPFGSFTQVSTCPTCNGTGMVIEDKCDACDGKGANQVTKKLKITIPAGVDNGTRLRISSEGDAGQRSGPPGDLYVYLFVNEDEEFQRDGINILSEIKVSYLQAILGCRLEVDTVDGPVELIIPAGTQPNTVMKLENRGVPRLGNPVSRGDHMLNVLIDIPNKVTPEERELLEKLAKIKGDRTGKGGLEGFLGNLFK
- the grpE gene encoding nucleotide exchange factor GrpE, which encodes MIDENKQINNTSQQLGEPTEVKQAMKSDSPAQINFNESGSEVTEQVAAQTNISGDTAVNSENSVAATEKTEVERAALAELTQQIESVKTQLEERSTQYMRIAADFENYRKRTSKEKEDLELQVKRNTILELLPIVDNFERARSHLKPQSDAEMTMHKSYQGVYKQLVDSLKRLGVSPMRPEGQEFDPNLHEAVMREPTDEHPEGTVLEELVRGYYLGDRVLRHAMVKVAAPKEDTPFAPEDQSSSASS
- a CDS encoding Uma2 family endonuclease — protein: MSQPITNTPSLQAVTESIIFPPGDIYSDEPPLESDLHREQIDLLIRLIKWWWRDRQDFYATGNLTIYFSPNQKKSKEFRGPDFFVVLDTEKKDRKSWVVWQEDGKYPNVIIELLSNSTASVDKGLKKQIYQNTFRTPDYFWFDPNNLELQGFHIVDGQYQELVPTESGWLWSQQLGLYLAVYLGKLRFFTPDRQLVMLPEEEANEQLEQANQQLEQERQRAAILAERLRAAGIDPEQIF